The sequence CTCGCGCTCGTTGGTGTTGCTGGAGCTGCGCGCGCCGTTCACCAGGACCGCGCCACCGACCGCCAGCACCGCGAAGAGCGCGTAGGCCACCGCCGAGGAGATCCACTGCCGCTTCTGGAAGTCCTCGTGACGCTTGCCAACCGCCTTCACCTCCGCATGGAGGTTCTTCAGCAGGTTGTCCGTCTTGATGACGAGGTTGCGCGACTCGATGACCTCGCGGCGGAGCTCGGAGAGTTCCTTCTCGACGTCGGTCTTCGGCTGTTCAGAGGGGGGCATGGACATCTTCCTGGGACCGGAAATGACTTCGGCCGACTCACGCATGCTAAGGGACTCTCCGGGATGAGGGGGCGGGTTCTTTTGTCGCTCCCCAACAGAGCCCTCCGTGCCCACCATTCCCCGGACTCCCCGCTTCGTACGCGCTCGCCTGCTCTCGCGTTGGAACTTTCCGCGCGCCTAGAACTTGGGCATCGGCCGGGACGGATCCGGCGGGAACGCATAGGTCACACCGAGCGCGAACCAGCTGCCGCCGTGGCTGAAGCTGAAGGGCCCGCCAAACTTCGCCGCGTCCGGTGACTCCACGGGACCGCGCAGGAACGTGAAGCGGTACTCGGCGGTGATGCCCCACTTCGCGGACAGGCGGAGCGTGGCGCCGAGCGAGCCCACCCAGGCCTGGGCGACCCGCTCCTGGACCGCCGAGCCCTCGCGCGTGGACGAGATGACGGTGGGCCCCGTGAGCAGGCCCACGTAAGGCACCAGCCCCTGAGGCCCCACGTCCAGCACGCCCTGGAAGCGCAGCCCCAGGAGGATGCCGTACGAAACGGTGCTGACCTTGCGGGACACGGCGCCGTCGCTGCCGGGCTCCGTGAGCCGCAGGTTCTGCGCGGTGCCGAACAGGTCGAAGCCCACCTCCACCAGGTCCGACATCGCGTACGCGAACGTGGCCACGCCCACGGGCGCTCCCGTGGACTCCGGCGCGCGCTCCAGGCCGTTGCCCGGCCCCTTGGCGCCATACCAGGCGTCGTACAGCGTGCCGTTGGACGTGAGCCGGTAGCCGGCCAGCACGGTGATGCGGCCCACCCCGTCCAGGTCGGTGGGGGCGCGCTCTGCGCCCGTGTCTTCGTCCTGGGCAAGGGCGGGAGCGGCGGCGAGGGCGAGGAGGAGCGGCAGACGGCGGAGCATCACGGCGCGGAAACCCGGGGCTTTCTGCCAGCACGGGCGCACACGGCCCCGGTGCTACAGGCGTGTCGCACACCGTAGCCGGGGGCCCTTCCGCGTCAACTTTCCGGTTCGTCCCCCGCCGTGTCGATTTCGCGCCCTACCATTCGTCGCGCTTTTGAACCCGACGTTGAACCCCACGTTCCAGGAGACCTCCCCATGCGCTTCATGATGCTCGTCAAGGCGACCCCCGACAGCGAGACCGGCCGGCTTCCCACGGAGGCGGAGCTGACCGAGATGGGCAAGTACAACGAGGAGCTGGTGAAGGCCGGCATCCTGCTCGCGGGCGAGGGGCTGCACCCCAGCTCCAAGGGCGCCCGCGTGACGTTCTCCAAGACGGGAAACACCGTGACGGATGGCCCGTTCTCGGAGACGAAGGAGCTGGTCTCCGGCTTCTGGATCATCGAGGTGAAGTCGCGCGAGGAGGCCATCGCCTGGGCCCGTCGCGTCCCCTTCAAGGACGGCCAGGTGGAGATCCGCCAGGTGGCCTCCGCGGAGGACTTCGCGCCCAGCGACCCCACCGGCGAGCTGCGCGCGAAGGAGGATGCACTGCGCGCCCAGGTCGAGGCGAAGGCCAAGGCCTGAGCCGTCAGCGGGCGCGCCGCTCCAGCTCCAGGAGCGGCATCTCCAGCACCACCACCGTGCCGTGCGTGCATGGGGGTGTGAAGTCCGCGCGGTCCAACTCGCCCAGGAGCGCGCGAAGCTGCGCGTCGGTGAGCGGCGAAGAGGACGCGCGCCGGGCCGCGTGACAGGCCATCACGCGCACGGCCTCCGCCAGGCTCGTGACATCCAGCGGGGCACTGCGCGGCGGCAGCGCGCGCGACAGGGCCTCCAGGAGCGCGCGCGGATCCACGCCCTCCAGCCCCGCCGGCACCGACTTGAGCGCGAGCGCCGTGCCGCCGAAGGGCTCCACGTCCACGCCCAGCTTGAGCAGCGCCTCGCGGCCGTCCACCAGCGCCTTCACCGCGGCGAGAGACAGGTCCACCGTGGTGCCGAACAGCGACGGCGGCGGCGCCTTCGTGTCGTCGTCCAGC comes from Corallococcus macrosporus and encodes:
- a CDS encoding YciI family protein produces the protein MRFMMLVKATPDSETGRLPTEAELTEMGKYNEELVKAGILLAGEGLHPSSKGARVTFSKTGNTVTDGPFSETKELVSGFWIIEVKSREEAIAWARRVPFKDGQVEIRQVASAEDFAPSDPTGELRAKEDALRAQVEAKAKA